Within the Rhizobium favelukesii genome, the region CTGAGAGGGCTGCCTGATGACGATCACCATTGCACTGCCCTCAAAGGGCCGCATGAAAGACGATGCCTCGGCGATCTTTGAACGCGCCGGGATCAGGATCACCGCTGTTGGCAACGACCGCTCCTATCGCGGACGCGTCGAAGGCTGGGACGACGTCGAAGTCGCCTTCCTCTCCGCTTCCGAGATTTCCCGCGAGCTTGGCAACGGCACGGTCGATTTTGGCGTCACCGGCGAGGACCTTGTCCGCGAGGGCCTGGCGGATGCGGACAAGCGTGTCGAGTTCTGCGCGCGTCTCGGCTTCGGTCATGCCAATGTCGTGGTTGCCGTTCCTGAAATCTGGCTCGATGTCGACACCATGGCCGATCTTGGCGATGTCGCGTCCGACTTTCGCGCCCGCCACGGCCGACGCCTGGCGATCGCCACGAAATACTGGCGGCTGACGCAGCAGTTCTTCTCCAGCCAGCATGGCATCCAGCTCTACCGCATCGTCGAAAGCCTTGGGGCAACGGAAGGGGCGCCGGCCTCAGGCTCGGCCGACATCATCG harbors:
- the hisG gene encoding ATP phosphoribosyltransferase, with translation MTITIALPSKGRMKDDASAIFERAGIRITAVGNDRSYRGRVEGWDDVEVAFLSASEISRELGNGTVDFGVTGEDLVREGLADADKRVEFCARLGFGHANVVVAVPEIWLDVDTMADLGDVASDFRARHGRRLAIATKYWRLTQQFFSSQHGIQLYRIVESLGATEGAPASGSADIIVDITSTGSTLRANNLKILSDGVILRSEACFVRARKESHVNDPTVQRLVDAVRSAL